The Oxobacter pfennigii genome includes the window TTATACAATGAACATACCCGATGATATGATAAAGAAGACTAATTTTGAACAGCAGCTTTCACAGATGGAAGGAGCTTTAAAGAGGATGTTTGGCTATTCAGAATGCTATTATTCCACTGATACTTATCAATTTGATGATTATTCAAAATATGTTGCCGACAGGTTTGATGTCGAGGCAAAGACTAAAAGGTATAAAGAAGTTTTCCCGGTAGACTGTCAAAATGTCTATGAAATGGGCGCAAAGCTGGCAAAAGGAATCCCGGTATAGGCAAAAATCATGGAGGTTAAAATTTTAGAAATTTTTGATGATGATTATTCATTATATGCTGAAGTTGTAAGCAAATCATTTTTAACCGTGGCACGGGAGTTTAATTTTACTGAGGAGAATGCACCGACAAATCCCGCATTTATAAAACCTAGGCATATTATGAGAATGAAAGAAAAAGGAATAAACATGTTTGGGCTTTTTTTGGACAATATATGCATTGGTTTTGTGGCTGTTGAAAAAATAGATAATGAATGTTTTTGCATGGAGAGATTGTCGGTACTTCCTGAATACAGACATAAAGGATATGGAAACATGCTGGTGAATTTTATTTTTGACTTTGTAAAAAAATTCGGAGGCAAAAAAATCACCATAGGAATTGTAAATGATAATGAAATCTTAAAGAGATGGTATATTAAGAAGGGCTTTTGTCAAACTGGTACAAAGACGTTCGAACATTTACCCTTTGAAGTAGGTTATATGGAAAGGACAATATAATAAGAATCACTTCATTTTTTAAAAATCCTTTGCTTTGAACAGGAAAACATGGCTTTTTTTATCAGCATAAACAATAAGCAAATGGAAAAGATAAAAACGGGGTGATAACATGGCTAAAAACAAAAAGAAAACTAAAGCCAATGTAAGCGAGGATATAAATGAAATAACTGATATTCCAAAAGGCGAATCGGATTTAGGCTCATTTGCTTATATGGACGCGGCTATGGTAAATAGCAGTGACGATATAGGCGATGTAGAGGATAAAGAGGAAATGACGGGCACACCCAAAGGAGAATCTTCAATAGGTTCACTTGGGAAGGCATCCCTGCCCATGTCAGACAAAATCAGCGACAGCAAAAAGAAATGGTAACAAGTTTTAAAGGAGGGCCTCATAAAGAGGCTCTTTTCATAAACAATTTAATTATCGGAGGCGGGAAAATGGCAGTCCTTAATGAATTTATTAAAACTAAAAAAACTAGTAGGGACATAATGGTATTCCTCACAGAACACCGGGAGGAATTATATAATCTTTTAAAACACATAACCTGGGAAGATATATTAATGGGCCGCATCGTTATTACTGACAAAATTGTAAATGACGAAATAAAACCTATTATATTGGATAAACTTAAGCTTAATTTTACAGCTTTGGATATTTCTTTTAAGAATGAAACAGTTTGCTTGGATATAACAGACCAATACAAGGGTTTTCCTGTAAAAGTAAGTTATATGGTAACTATAAAAAACTTTGAATTTCATCCCGGCAGCCATGTAATTGCTTTAAACTATATAGAAGAAATCTCGTCTATAATGAATATTGAAAACAGGCTTATTTTGAGTTCCATAAGAAAATTTCTTCATAAAATCATAGGAAAATCTTTTATTGAAGCTGGGCTGGACAAGCTAGAAGGAATTAGTTTTAACGGCAATGAGATAGTGATTAATTTTGACGATATACTTAAATTCAAGGAATTAATTAATGAAGAGTCCTCAAATAAATTCCTTAATTCAATTATAATAAATTTTGATAAATACCAAGAGGGTGGTATAATCTTTACGGTGGACTTTGATTTCCCCAAATAAATACGCAGATTTATATACGTTTTATTTGCATTATTATTCATTGTTTGTTACTATTATTCTTATCATTATTAAATAAGTAGGTGACTATTGTGATTGTTCGTAAGGCCAAACTTTCCGATGTGGAACAAATACACGAAATAGTGAATTATTATGCAGAAAAAGGCATGATGCTATCACGTGCCCGCAGCATGTTATATGAACATATACGAGATTTTGTAGTTGCTGAGGAGGATGGAGAAATATTAGGAACGGGAGCTTTGCATGTGTTGTGGATTGATTTAGCAGAGCTTAGAACCCTGGCGGTTAAAGAGAATTTATTAAGCAAGGGAATAGGAAGCAAAATAGTTGATTTTATATTGGAGGAAGCAAAAGAGCTGGGAATCCCCAAGGTCTTCACTTTGACATATCAGCCGGGCTTTTTTGAAAAACATGGTTTTAATGTTATACAAAAAGAGTCCATGCCTCATAAGGTATGGACAGATTGTATAAATTGTCCCAAATTCCCAAACTGCAACGAAGTCTGCCTTGAAAAAATCATCGATTTATAATTATTCAAAATATCCTTTGGGTTTCTAAAGGATATTTTTTATGTGTAAAATTCATATTAAATTTCGACAAAATATGAAATAAGTAGTGAAATATGTAAAATTGCGTGGTACAATATGGGAGACAATTTTTATAAAAGGCTTTCCTTGAACTGACTGATAAGGGCTATTTAGTTTAATGAAAGGTGTGAATATACTATGGAAGAAATATTAAAAGCAATTAAGGATGCTATTAAAGCCGAACGTCAGGCGCAGGAGCATTATCAAATGCTGGCAGACAAGTCGGAGGACCTAACGGTAAAAGGCTTTTTTGAACAACTGGTAAGAGATGAAGAAGAACATGAAAATTTACTGCGTTTGCGTTATGAGTCTCTTTCTAAGGCATGGAATAAAATATGATGGACTATTTCAAGGATGTTCTGATCAACATAAAAAATGCTGCAGATGAAATAAAATCAATCAACAGCAAGCCGGAGCTTCTAAAAAAGGTTCCTGATATAATAAGCACCGTCATAGATTATGAAAAAGCGGCCATTTATTCTATGGATTTTATATTGGATG containing:
- a CDS encoding ferritin family protein; this translates as MEEILKAIKDAIKAERQAQEHYQMLADKSEDLTVKGFFEQLVRDEEEHENLLRLRYESLSKAWNKI
- a CDS encoding GNAT family N-acetyltransferase; the protein is MEVKILEIFDDDYSLYAEVVSKSFLTVAREFNFTEENAPTNPAFIKPRHIMRMKEKGINMFGLFLDNICIGFVAVEKIDNECFCMERLSVLPEYRHKGYGNMLVNFIFDFVKKFGGKKITIGIVNDNEILKRWYIKKGFCQTGTKTFEHLPFEVGYMERTI
- a CDS encoding N-acetyltransferase: MVIVRKAKLSDVEQIHEIVNYYAEKGMMLSRARSMLYEHIRDFVVAEEDGEILGTGALHVLWIDLAELRTLAVKENLLSKGIGSKIVDFILEEAKELGIPKVFTLTYQPGFFEKHGFNVIQKESMPHKVWTDCINCPKFPNCNEVCLEKIIDL